One Algoriphagus sp. Y33 genomic window, CAATGCAGAAGTGATCTTCGGCCAAGGTATCGACGCAGAACTGGGCAAAGCTATACGCGTGACAGTGATTGCTACAGGTTTTGAGATGGATCGACTTGAAGGAACAGGAAAGAAAGTAGAAGCGCCAAAGGCTGTGACAATTCCTGTTCCTGCGCCTAGCACTGTGCAAGAAGTGGAAGAGGAGAAAACTGTGATCAATTTGGATTCAGGAAAATCTGAGAAAGTAAGGGAAGAGCCGGTTGCAAACGGATCGACTTTCGTGTTCTCTATGCCAAAAACTTCAACTCCTTCACCAACTTCTGCGGCTGAAGTGAAGCCGACAACTGAAACTCCAAAGAAGGAGTCTGTAGAAACGCCTATGCCGTCTCCTAAGAAAGAAAGCCTATTTACTTTCATGAAGCCTAAGGAAGAAGTGAAAGCTGAAGCGCCAAAGCCTGCTCAGGAGAAAATTGTACACGATCTTTTTGAGGAAGAGGAAGAAAAGAAAACTGTGGAAGAAACTAAAAAAGAAGAGCCTGCCTCTCCGGCTTTTGCAAATGATTACTATGAGCAAATGAAACAAAAAGCTATTCAAAGAGCACATGAGCGTTTCGAAAAGCTAAAAGGCAACCGTGCATTCAATCCAACTCCTGAAGAATTGAAAGAGAAAATGGAAGTGCCTGCCTATCAGCGCAAAAATGTCGTGTTAAACGAACCTCAGCATAGCTCTGAGCCAAGCATCAGCAAGTACAACTTGAGCGATGACAATGAGATTCTAGGAAATAATAGATTCCTGCATGATAATGTGGACTAAGTCCTAAAAATCAAGTAGCATGTCTGCCTGGGTTTGCAGCAAGTCCAAGTACAACCTGTTGGTGAGCAGGTTATCTGACATATTTTGCTCTATTTTAGCCAGTTTTGGCTTAAGAGCGAGGACATGCATTCCCAGATAATGGAAGATGTCGGTAAGGTGGCTCATTGCGATGCCACCGCCGCCTATTCCGGAAGAAATGCCCACTAGAGCACATTTTTTATTCCTAAATGTATTAGGATAAGTCATCCCGTCGATGAAAGTTTTTAGTATTCCCGGGAAAGAACCGTTGTATTCAGGCACAATGAAAACAAACTTTTTCCCATTAACCAACTGATCGTGAAACTCGTTATACAATTCATGTTTCCCGTTATTTTCATACAAGGCGTTCTCAACAAAATCTCCAGGTAAATTTTCCAATTCCAAGATTTCGGATTGCACCCCTCTTTCCTTTAAAATGCTTTGATAGAGCTCAGCGATGGTTTTGGAAACAGAATTTTTGCGGTTGGTTCCTACGATTATCTTGATCATTTTTTTGTTTTTTATGAAAGAACTACATTCTTGGCTCTGCAAAAGTTCGAAGATGCTCGGTAATTTATATATTTAGGGCTGGCAAATTAATCTCTATGAACTACCTAACTCAAATCTCAGAAGCAGCTTCGTTTATTCGTTCGCAATATACCAGTGATGTGTCAATCGCTATCATTCTTGGAACAGGGCTTGGACATTTGGGAGATCAGATCACCATTGAGAAAGAAATTGAATATGTTAATATCCCCCATTTCCCACTGGCTACAGTAGAAAGTCATTCAGGGAAATTGATTTTCGGGGAACTGTCAGGCAAAAAGGTCATGGCGATGAAAGGAAGGTTTCATTACTATGAAGGCTATTCTATGCAGCAAGTTACTTTTCCCATCCGTGTCATGAAGCAGCTCGGGGTGAAAACCTTACTCGTCTCAAATGCCTCCGGAGGGCTCAATCCTGATCAGGAAGTAGGGGATGTGATGTTGATCCGTGATCAAATCGATTTGTTTCCCGAAAGCCCTCTTCGAGGGAAGCATTACAATGAGTTTGGACCGAGATTTCCGGACATGAGCGATGCTTATTCCGCAAATTTGATTGCAATTGCGCTTGGATTTGCAAAAGAAAATAATTTCCGGGTGCATACGGGGGTTTATGTGGGAGTGCAGGGGCCAAATCTGGAAACTCCCGCAGAATACAAGTATCTACGGGGTATCGGAGCTGATGCTGTGGGAATGAGTACTGTGCCTGAAGTGATTGTAGCTAGGCAAATGGAGATAGAGGTTTTTGGGATTTCTGCGATCACCGACTTAGGTGTAGAAGGCAAAATTGAACCTGTTACCATCGCAGCTGTACTTGCAGCTGCCGCTAAAGCAGAGCCTATGATGGCCGAAATTATCAAGGAAGTGGTGAGGCAGATAGAGATAGATTGAAGGTAAAAACTCAATGGTTGTCCTACTTTTCCAAAAGCAGGACTAGATTTTTGTAACCGTATAGCCACATAGAGATCATAGAATAGAGTTTACCTATTTCTGTGCAAATGCTAATATTTTTCAATTTTACGATAGGATAAAATTCTGAGCATAAGGTGTCAGGTATGGGGATGCATGTTTTATTTCTCTCATTCAGAGCTTTTGGAGACAATTGAATTTCAACATAACCCAACCCTGAGGGTATTTAGGGCTTTCAGCCTTTTTTAGAATGGGGGTGGTTCATTAACCGTACTCTCTGCGGTAATCTCCATCTTCACTGTGAGCGCT contains:
- a CDS encoding NADPH-dependent FMN reductase; the encoded protein is MIKIIVGTNRKNSVSKTIAELYQSILKERGVQSEILELENLPGDFVENALYENNGKHELYNEFHDQLVNGKKFVFIVPEYNGSFPGILKTFIDGMTYPNTFRNKKCALVGISSGIGGGGIAMSHLTDIFHYLGMHVLALKPKLAKIEQNMSDNLLTNRLYLDLLQTQADMLLDF
- a CDS encoding purine-nucleoside phosphorylase; translation: MNYLTQISEAASFIRSQYTSDVSIAIILGTGLGHLGDQITIEKEIEYVNIPHFPLATVESHSGKLIFGELSGKKVMAMKGRFHYYEGYSMQQVTFPIRVMKQLGVKTLLVSNASGGLNPDQEVGDVMLIRDQIDLFPESPLRGKHYNEFGPRFPDMSDAYSANLIAIALGFAKENNFRVHTGVYVGVQGPNLETPAEYKYLRGIGADAVGMSTVPEVIVARQMEIEVFGISAITDLGVEGKIEPVTIAAVLAAAAKAEPMMAEIIKEVVRQIEID